A genomic window from Ruminiclostridium cellulolyticum H10 includes:
- a CDS encoding immunoglobulin-like domain-containing protein, protein MTETRMRKGLAMLMVLCMLLTMLPMSVFAATTNVAVGTQVGTITAAAAEQSATFDVTTDAADTQPVTISWFTDISGGTSTTEPTGILASGSDVSSGGSTITVNGDNTTTAGNYYFKVTIDGITSSVVTLTVADPDAASVATVKGLVAGATYTMTQAEATDEATVKTAIETVIAGLALEGVTTSVTKVDYTPAVAGDVTTPAGTDGKYTFTVELSKGSASDTTATLTMTVTATPYDADAASVATVKGLVAGATYTMTQAEATDEATVKTAIETVIAGLALEGVTTSVTKVDYTPAVAGDVTTPAGTDGKYTFTVELSKGSASDTTATLTMTVTATPYDADAASVATVKGLVAGATYTMTQAEATDEATVKTAIETVIAGLALEGVTTSVTKVDYTPAVAGDVTTPAGTDGKYTFTVGLLKGSASDTTATLTMTVTATPYDADAASVATVKGLVAGATYTMTQAEATDEATVKIAIETVIAGLALDGVTTSVTKVDYTPAVAGDVTTPAGTDGTYTFTVGLLKGSASDTTATLTMTVTATPYDADAASVATVKGLVAGATYTMTQAEATDEATVKTAIETVIAGLALDGVTTSVTKVDYTPAVAGDVTTPAGTDGTYTFTVGLLKGSASDTTATLTMTVTATPYDADAASVATVKGLVAGATYTMTQAEATDEATVKTAIETVIAGLALDGVTTSVTKVDYTPAVAGDVTTPAGTDGKYTFTVGLLKGSASDTTATLTMTVAATPYDADAASVATVKGLVAGATYTMTQAEATDEATVKIAIETVIAGLALDGVTTSVTKVDYTPAVAGDVTTPAGTDGTYTFTVGLLKGSASDTTATLTMTVTATPYDADAASVATVKGLVAGATYTMTQAEATDEATVKTAIETVIAGLALEGVTTSVTKVDYTPAVAGDVTTPAGTDGKYTFTVELSKGSASDTTATLTMTVTATPYDADAASVATVKGLVAGATYTMTQAEATDEATVKTAIETVIAGLALEGVTTSVTKVDYTPAVAGDVTTPAGTDGKYTFTVELSKGSASDTTATLTMTVTATPYDADADAASVAADKAALTSDVIKGGNADLENVTGALAALPTVGSVNGSAITWVSDTPTVVSNNGQTVVRPAFGAGDATVTLTATITKGLVTDTKVFTLIVKQQDSGYTLAIGTESKGGAGCTRTITIGGANAGDLAGKYLVVQFTEGTGDNAKVSVVMISPASQSVTVSYQVDGTTVETWLTSAMPNLIDSDMGVIVYAHQ, encoded by the coding sequence ATGACGGAAACAAGAATGCGAAAGGGCTTGGCAATGTTAATGGTATTGTGTATGTTGCTTACGATGTTGCCGATGAGTGTATTTGCAGCAACTACTAATGTAGCTGTAGGGACACAGGTCGGAACAATTACAGCAGCAGCAGCAGAACAAAGTGCAACATTTGATGTAACAACAGATGCTGCAGATACTCAACCAGTAACAATTTCCTGGTTTACTGATATAAGTGGAGGTACTAGCACTACAGAACCAACAGGTATATTGGCAAGTGGTTCTGATGTAAGCAGTGGTGGTTCAACAATAACAGTAAACGGTGATAATACTACAACAGCAGGCAATTACTACTTCAAGGTTACAATTGATGGTATAACATCCAGTGTAGTAACTTTGACAGTAGCAGACCCAGATGCAGCATCAGTAGCAACAGTCAAAGGCTTGGTAGCCGGAGCAACATATACAATGACTCAGGCAGAAGCAACTGATGAAGCTACAGTAAAAACAGCGATTGAAACTGTAATCGCAGGTTTAGCTTTGGAAGGAGTAACAACATCAGTAACTAAAGTTGATTATACGCCAGCAGTAGCTGGAGATGTGACAACACCTGCTGGAACAGACGGAAAATATACGTTCACAGTAGAATTGTCAAAGGGATCTGCTTCAGATACAACAGCGACCTTGACAATGACAGTTACAGCAACCCCATATGATGCGGATGCAGCATCAGTAGCAACAGTCAAAGGCTTGGTAGCCGGAGCAACATATACAATGACTCAGGCAGAAGCAACTGATGAAGCTACAGTAAAAACAGCGATTGAAACTGTAATCGCAGGTTTAGCTTTGGAAGGAGTAACAACATCAGTAACTAAAGTTGATTATACGCCAGCAGTAGCTGGAGATGTGACAACACCTGCTGGAACAGACGGAAAATATACGTTCACAGTAGAATTGTCAAAGGGATCTGCTTCAGATACAACAGCGACCTTGACAATGACAGTTACAGCAACCCCATATGATGCGGATGCAGCATCAGTAGCAACAGTCAAAGGCTTGGTAGCCGGAGCAACATATACAATGACTCAGGCAGAAGCAACTGATGAAGCTACAGTAAAAACAGCGATTGAAACTGTAATCGCAGGTTTAGCTTTGGAAGGAGTAACAACATCAGTAACTAAAGTTGATTATACGCCAGCAGTAGCTGGAGATGTGACAACACCTGCTGGAACAGACGGAAAATATACGTTCACAGTAGGATTGTTAAAGGGATCTGCTTCAGATACAACAGCGACCTTGACCATGACAGTTACAGCAACCCCATATGATGCGGATGCAGCATCAGTAGCAACAGTCAAAGGCTTGGTAGCCGGAGCAACATATACAATGACTCAGGCAGAAGCAACTGATGAAGCTACAGTAAAAATAGCGATTGAAACTGTAATTGCAGGTTTAGCTTTGGATGGAGTAACAACATCAGTAACTAAAGTTGATTATACGCCAGCAGTAGCTGGAGATGTGACAACACCTGCTGGAACAGACGGAACATATACGTTCACAGTAGGATTGTTAAAGGGATCTGCTTCAGATACAACAGCGACCTTGACCATGACAGTTACAGCAACCCCATATGATGCGGATGCAGCATCAGTAGCAACAGTCAAAGGCTTGGTAGCCGGAGCAACATATACAATGACTCAGGCAGAAGCAACTGATGAAGCTACAGTAAAAACAGCGATTGAAACTGTAATCGCAGGTTTAGCTTTGGATGGAGTAACAACATCAGTAACTAAAGTTGATTATACGCCAGCAGTAGCTGGAGATGTGACAACACCTGCTGGAACAGACGGAACATATACGTTCACAGTAGGATTGTTAAAGGGATCTGCTTCAGATACAACAGCGACCTTGACCATGACAGTTACAGCAACCCCATATGATGCGGATGCAGCATCAGTAGCAACAGTCAAAGGCTTGGTAGCCGGAGCAACATATACAATGACTCAGGCAGAAGCAACTGATGAAGCTACAGTAAAAACAGCGATTGAAACTGTAATCGCAGGTTTAGCTTTGGATGGAGTAACAACATCAGTAACTAAAGTTGATTATACGCCAGCAGTAGCTGGAGATGTGACAACACCTGCTGGAACAGACGGAAAATATACGTTCACAGTAGGATTGTTAAAGGGATCTGCTTCAGATACAACAGCGACCTTGACAATGACAGTTGCAGCAACCCCATATGATGCGGATGCAGCATCAGTAGCAACAGTCAAAGGCTTGGTAGCCGGAGCAACATATACAATGACTCAGGCAGAAGCAACTGATGAAGCTACAGTAAAAATAGCGATTGAAACTGTAATCGCAGGTTTAGCTTTGGATGGAGTAACAACATCAGTAACTAAAGTTGATTATACGCCAGCAGTAGCTGGAGATGTGACAACACCTGCTGGAACAGACGGAACATATACGTTCACAGTAGGATTGTTAAAGGGATCTGCTTCAGATACAACAGCGACCTTGACCATGACAGTTACAGCAACCCCATATGATGCGGATGCAGCATCAGTAGCAACAGTCAAAGGCTTGGTAGCCGGAGCAACATATACAATGACTCAGGCAGAAGCAACTGATGAAGCTACAGTAAAAACAGCGATTGAAACTGTAATCGCAGGTTTAGCTTTGGAAGGAGTAACAACATCAGTAACTAAAGTTGATTATACGCCAGCAGTAGCTGGAGATGTGACAACACCTGCTGGAACAGACGGAAAATATACGTTCACAGTAGAATTGTCAAAGGGATCTGCTTCAGATACAACAGCGACCTTGACAATGACAGTTACAGCAACCCCATATGATGCGGATGCAGCATCAGTAGCAACAGTCAAAGGCTTGGTAGCCGGAGCAACATATACAATGACTCAGGCAGAAGCAACTGATGAAGCTACAGTAAAAACAGCGATTGAAACTGTAATCGCAGGTTTAGCTTTGGAAGGAGTAACAACATCAGTAACTAAAGTTGATTATACGCCAGCAGTAGCTGGAGATGTGACAACACCTGCTGGAACAGACGGAAAATATACGTTCACAGTAGAATTGTCAAAGGGATCTGCTTCAGATACAACAGCGACCTTGACAATGACAGTTACAGCAACCCCATATGATGCGGATGCGGATGCAGCATCAGTAGCAGCTGATAAAGCAGCACTAACGAGTGATGTAATCAAGGGTGGGAATGCAGACCTGGAGAACGTAACGGGAGCACTAGCGGCTCTACCAACAGTTGGATCTGTAAACGGATCAGCAATCACGTGGGTTTCAGACACACCTACAGTAGTATCAAATAACGGACAGACAGTAGTAAGGCCAGCATTTGGTGCAGGAGATGCAACGGTAACCTTAACAGCAACAATCACAAAAGGTCTTGTAACTGATACAAAAGTATTTACCTTAATCGTAAAACAGCAGGATAGCGGTTACACTCTTGCCATCGGTACTGAAAGTAAGGGCGGTGCAGGCTGTACCCGTACAATCACCATAGGTGGTGCCAATGCTGGAGACCTTGCCGGAAAATACCTTGTTGTTCAGTTCACAGAGGGGACGGGAGATAATGCGAAGGTATCGGTAGTCATGATTTCGCCTGCAAGCCAGTCCGTTACTGTATCCTATCAGGTTGATGGAACAACGGTAGAGACATGGCTCACAAGTGCTATGCCAAACCTTATAGATTCAGACATGGGTGTTATCGTGTATGCACACCAATAA
- a CDS encoding OB-fold putative lipoprotein — protein MANEKVKKSIFKRWWFWAIIVIIFVVVAVNQQGDSDKTVSTNTDANSSVSKSTPTQVKEKPIVVKAEDLAATFDENEIKGNKLYKDKIAEITGTVSDIGESLGQTYVVLSSGKDFSITNVQCFFKDDNEISKVAEIKKGTKVTIVGQIDGKSINVAVNDCKIK, from the coding sequence ATGGCAAATGAAAAGGTTAAAAAGTCAATTTTTAAAAGATGGTGGTTTTGGGCTATCATAGTCATTATTTTTGTGGTTGTAGCCGTAAATCAACAAGGAGACAGTGATAAAACAGTATCCACAAATACTGACGCGAATTCAAGTGTATCAAAATCAACCCCAACACAGGTCAAAGAAAAACCAATAGTAGTTAAAGCAGAAGATCTCGCAGCAACATTTGACGAGAATGAAATTAAAGGGAATAAATTATATAAAGATAAAATTGCCGAAATTACTGGAACTGTAAGTGATATCGGAGAATCATTAGGGCAGACATATGTTGTATTATCTAGTGGAAAAGATTTTTCTATAACAAATGTACAGTGTTTCTTCAAGGATGATAATGAAATCTCAAAGGTAGCTGAAATAAAAAAAGGTACTAAAGTTACTATAGTAGGCCAAATCGATGGGAAGTCTATAAATGTTGCGGTTAATGATTGTAAAATAAAATAA
- a CDS encoding D-alanyl-D-alanine carboxypeptidase family protein, protein MASVKFKYLDEGTIYPKLIQAVNTLCAAKGKDCLCTSGYRSLAKQKLINAQSLAQRKSQGGFQKADGSVYTPDGKCWAAAYGKSNHCFCIAMDITDPWFNALTNAELKKYGLVKPMDHEPWHVQLIEHQGISQKQKESIRDGVLKGVDNGMDIKEFQAMTGLKTDGIAGPKTKAKAKEILQSCQEILGNNFKTAEDAIKATQSSPKLWLGLIKTLKYFDSFIMNIVNKMGGRT, encoded by the coding sequence ATGGCAAGTGTAAAGTTTAAGTATTTAGATGAAGGAACAATATATCCAAAGTTGATACAAGCTGTAAATACCTTGTGTGCCGCTAAAGGTAAAGATTGCCTCTGTACGTCCGGCTACAGGAGCTTAGCAAAGCAAAAACTTATTAATGCTCAATCCTTGGCTCAGAGAAAAAGTCAGGGCGGTTTTCAGAAAGCAGATGGTTCTGTGTATACTCCTGATGGCAAGTGCTGGGCTGCTGCCTATGGTAAATCAAATCATTGCTTTTGTATTGCAATGGACATTACAGACCCGTGGTTTAATGCTCTCACAAATGCGGAATTAAAAAAGTATGGTCTTGTCAAGCCAATGGATCACGAACCATGGCACGTACAATTAATCGAGCATCAGGGCATAAGCCAGAAACAAAAAGAATCTATCCGGGACGGTGTACTGAAAGGAGTTGACAATGGCATGGATATAAAAGAGTTTCAGGCAATGACAGGACTAAAAACAGACGGAATTGCTGGCCCTAAAACAAAGGCTAAGGCAAAAGAAATATTACAGTCCTGCCAGGAGATACTTGGTAACAACTTTAAGACTGCCGAGGATGCTATAAAAGCAACTCAATCTAGCCCTAAGTTATGGCTAGGACTGATTAAAACATTGAAGTACTTTGACAGCTTTATCATGAACATTGTTAACAAGATGGGAGGACGTACATAA